A window of Castanea sativa cultivar Marrone di Chiusa Pesio chromosome 1, ASM4071231v1 contains these coding sequences:
- the LOC142611145 gene encoding uncharacterized protein LOC142611145: MAVVESILDIPVQDPAEEEFCWADLTWTKFRTSEREDDVALIPYERVDAFIIGECSNIECPTRFHIERVRKRSFGSLKEYKNDDYLEYRLYWCSFGPENYGEGGGILPSRRYRLNTRNRAARPQSMRGCKCHFVVKRLYARPSLALLVYNDNDRRHVNDSGFVCHGPLDRDAIGPGAKKIPYICNEIQQQTMSMIYLGIPEENVLEKHIEGIQRYCGSNAKVNSLASQYVHKLGMIIRRSTHELDLDDHASIQMWVERNRKSIFFYQDTSEADSFILGIQTEWQLQQMIRFGHRSLIAADSTFGIKRLKYPLSTLLVFDSRQHALPVAWVITRSFAKLDVSKWMKALLGRARSVEPGWKVSGFLIDDAAAEIDPIRDIFCCPVLFSLWRVRRSWLRNIVRKCNNIEVQREIFKRLGKIVYSIWGGVDTLAALEELAQDFVDQTAFMEYFKASWVPKIEMWLSTIRTLPLASQEASGAIEAYHVKLKAKLFDDSHLGALQRVDWLVHKLTTELHSSYWLDRYADESDSFQNVKEEYIASTSWHRALQIPDSAVTLDDQEQLFAKVLSQKDSSLTRLVWNPGSEFAFCDCAWSIQGNLCKHVIKVNTICANHQSYQPSMSFQSFKEILMNLWRKPMDDSVSLDLSVAWTHQMLDQLQKLVELTGSSDIGTVVNNLPLKWVSKKGRTNAGKRSPTLALPSSSQGMQTAAVRKKNRKRKRLSRLR; this comes from the exons ATGGCTGTAGTAGAATCCATACTTGATATCCCAGTGCAAGATCCAGCAGAGGAGGAGTTCTGTTGGGCTGATTTGACTTGGACCAAATTTCGCACTTCTGAACGTGAAGATGATGTTGCCCTCATTCCTTACGAGCGTGTGGATGCATTTATAATTGGTGAATGCTCTAACATAGAATGCCCAACACGGTTTCATATTGAGAGGGTACGGAAACGATCATTTGGCAGCTTGAAGGAGTACAAGAATGATGATTATTTGGAATATAGGCT GTATTGGTGTTCATTTGGTCCTGAAAATTATGGGGAAGGTGGGGGTATATTACCTAGTCGAAGATATCGACTTAACACCCGCAATCGTGCTGCTAGACCTCAATCCATGCGAGGCTGCAAATGTCATTTTGTGGTGAAACGCCTGTATGCTCGTCCATCACTTGCACTTCTTGTATATAATGATAATGACAGGCGCCATGTAAATGATTCTGGTTTTGTCTGCCATGGGCCACTTGATAGAGATGCCATAGGCCCTGGTGCCAAGAAAATTCCATATATCTGTAATGAGATTCAACAGCAGACAATGTCTATGATCTATCTGGGCATTCCAGAGGAGAATGTGTTAGAGAAACACATAGAAGGGATTCAACGATACTGTGGTTCAAATGCGAAAGTTAATAGCCTTGCTTCCCAGTATGTCCACAAACTGGGGATGATTATAAGACGATCCACCCATGAGTTGGATCTGGATGACCATGCTAGCATTCAGATGTGGGTTGAACGCAATAGAAAGTCAATATTCTTTTACCAGGATACTTCAGAAGCAGATTCTTTCATTTTGGGGATTCAAACAGAGTGGCAATTGCAACAAATGATCCGTTTTGGCCATCGCAGTCTAATTGCAGCTGATTCAACGTTCGGCATAAAGCGACTTAAG TACCCCTTGAGCACACTTCTTGTGTTTGATTCAAGGCAACATGCGCTGCCTGTTGCATGGGTTATCACACGCAGCTTTGCAAAGCTTGATGTGTCCAAATGGATGAAAGCTTTACTTGGTCGAGCCCGTAGTGTGGAGCCTGGGTGGAAGGTCAGTGGGTTTTTGATTGATGATGCAGCGGCTGAAATTGATCCCATAAG GGATATATTTTGCTGCCCTGTTCTTTTTTCCCTCTGGCGTGTTCGTAGATCATGGCTAAGGAATATTGTTAGGAAATGCAATAACATTGAAGTTCAGCGGGAAATTTTTAAACGGCTGGGGAAGATAGTGTACAGCATTTGGGGTGGAGTTGATACTCTTGCTGCCTTAGAAGAATTAGCCCAGGATTTTGTTGATCAAACTGCTTTCATGGAATACTTCAAGGCCTCTTGGGTGCCTAAGATTG AAATGTGGCTTTCAACTATCAGAACTCTTCCTCTAGCTAGCCAAGAGGCTTCTGGTGCCATAGAAGCCTATCATGTGAAGCTAAAAGCCAAACTGTTTGATGATTCACACCTCGGTGCACTTCAAAGAGTTGACTGGCTGGTGCACAAGCTAACTACTGAGCTGCATTCAAGCTATTGGCTTGACCGCTATGCAGATGAAAGTGATTCTTTTCAAAATGTGAAGGAGGAATATATTGCTTCTACATCATGGCACCGGGCATTGCAGATTCCTGATTCTGCCGTCACCTTGGATGATCAGGAGCAACTCTTTGCCAAGGTTTTAAGCCAGAAAGACAGCAGTCTAACACGTCTTGTGTGGAATCCTGGATCAGAATTTGCATTCTGTGATTGTGCATGGTCAATTCAAGGAAACCTTTGCAAGCATGTAATTAAGGTCAATACGATATGCGCAAATCATCAAAGTTATCAACCTTCTATGTCTTTTCAGTCATTTAAAGAGATATTGATGAATTTATGGAGAAAACCAATGGATGATTCAGTTTCACTAGATCTGTCGGTGGCTTGGACTCACCAGATGCTTGATCAACTTCAGAAACTAGTTGAACTTACTGGTTCTAGTGACATTGGCACTGTGGTAAACAATCTTCCATTGAAATGGGTTTCAAAGAAAGGCAGAACAAATGCTGGCAAGCGGTCACCCACTCTGGCTCTTCCATCTAGTTCCCAGGGTATGCAGACTGCTGCTGTACGTAAGAAGAACCGGAAGCGGAAAAGATTATCACGACTAAGGTAA
- the LOC142625419 gene encoding photosystem I reaction center subunit N, chloroplastic isoform X2, with protein MAAMNSSVLACNYAISGAGSSELNAKLASTPSVAYPVVHGHKLPVIRAQQAKVSESKESRGSEGRRAALLCLTATLFAAAASNSSSNAGVIEDYLEKSKANKELNDKKRLATSGANFARAYTVQFGSCKFPENFTGCQDLAKQKYHFSLTIWSWNVKGRTNSSVVPMFSGNGEEGNPFFLQYHVLSSNMYLNFY; from the exons ATGGCAGCCATGAACTCTAGTGTTTTGGCATGCAACTATGCCATCTCGGGTGCTGGATCATCTGAGCTCAATGCAAAACTTGCTTCCACACCTTCTGTTGCATACCCAGTTGTGCATGGTCACAAGTTGCCTGTGATCAGGGCCCAACAGGCTAAAGTTTCTGAATCAAAAGAATCAAGAGGGAGTGAAGGAAGAAGGGCTGCCCTGCTTTGCTTAACAGCCACCCTTTTCGCAGCTGCTGCCTCCAATTCATCTTCCAATGCTGGGGTCATTGAAGATTACCTTGAGAAGAGCAAAGCTAACAAG GAACTAAATGACAAGAAGAGGCTGGCCACAAGTGGTGCTAACTTTGCACGAGCTTATACAGTTCAATTTGGCTCATGTAAATTCCCTGAAAACTTCACTGGCTGCCAAGATCTTGCCAAGCAAAAG TACCATTTCTCTCTGACGATTTGGAGTTGGAATGTGAAGGGAAGGACAAATTCAAGTGTGGTTCCAATGTTTTCTGGAAATGGTGAAGAGGGTAATCCTTTCTTTCTTCAATACCATGTACTTTCCTCAAACATGTACCTAAATTTCTATTGA
- the LOC142625419 gene encoding photosystem I reaction center subunit N, chloroplastic isoform X1 produces MAAMNSSVLACNYAISGAGSSELNAKLASTPSVAYPVVHGHKLPVIRAQQAKVSESKESRGSEGRRAALLCLTATLFAAAASNSSSNAGVIEDYLEKSKANKELNDKKRLATSGANFARAYTVQFGSCKFPENFTGCQDLAKQKKVPFLSDDLELECEGKDKFKCGSNVFWKW; encoded by the exons ATGGCAGCCATGAACTCTAGTGTTTTGGCATGCAACTATGCCATCTCGGGTGCTGGATCATCTGAGCTCAATGCAAAACTTGCTTCCACACCTTCTGTTGCATACCCAGTTGTGCATGGTCACAAGTTGCCTGTGATCAGGGCCCAACAGGCTAAAGTTTCTGAATCAAAAGAATCAAGAGGGAGTGAAGGAAGAAGGGCTGCCCTGCTTTGCTTAACAGCCACCCTTTTCGCAGCTGCTGCCTCCAATTCATCTTCCAATGCTGGGGTCATTGAAGATTACCTTGAGAAGAGCAAAGCTAACAAG GAACTAAATGACAAGAAGAGGCTGGCCACAAGTGGTGCTAACTTTGCACGAGCTTATACAGTTCAATTTGGCTCATGTAAATTCCCTGAAAACTTCACTGGCTGCCAAGATCTTGCCAAGCAAAAG AAAGTACCATTTCTCTCTGACGATTTGGAGTTGGAATGTGAAGGGAAGGACAAATTCAAGTGTGGTTCCAATGTTTTCTGGAAATGGTGA